Proteins from one Anopheles nili chromosome 2, idAnoNiliSN_F5_01, whole genome shotgun sequence genomic window:
- the LOC128731242 gene encoding calcium channel flower isoform X1, protein MSFADKIAGLMARPGQDNVPRDDVPWHLKYGGRATGIVGGFFAVLFGLYNCLGILLADVGCLVGGMLQILVGLVVLAIEAPFCFAFIDFVPQTAEKIDQRPYWNRAALYCVIAIPPVILCFGLGSLFGCGLIFLTGMLYGMMSLGKKASLSEMRAAAATGEASTSAERGNGMSSVEVVGGSTPTKQNSTLVYNVQPISYSAPPPYDSVA, encoded by the exons atg TCGTTTGCGGACAAAATTGCCGGGCTTATGGCGCGTCCTGGACAGGATAATGTCCCGCGGGACGATGTACCTTGGCATCTAAAATACGGTGGGCGAGCAACGGGAATCGTCGGTGGATTCT TTGCCGTCCTATTCGGATTGTATAATTGCTTAGGTATTTTGCTCGCCGATGTAGGATGTCTCGTTGGTGGCATGCTGCAGATTCTGGTCGGTTTAGTTGTACTAGCGATAGAAGCACCTTTCTGCTTCGCGTTTATAGACTTTGTGCCACAGACGGCTGAAAAAATAGATCAACGTCCGTATTGGAACCGTGCGGCTCTCTATTGCGT AATTGCCATTCCACCAGTTATTCTGTGTTTCGGACTGGGAAGTCTTTTTGGATGCGGGCTCATATTCCTCACCGGCATGCTGTACGGAATGATGTCGCTTGGTAAAAA AGCGTCGTTATCGGAAATGCGAGCAGCGGCAGCAACGGGGGAAGCCAGCACGTCCGCTGAACGGGGCAACGGTATGTCGTCAGTAGAAGTCGTCGGTGGTAGCACGCCGACCAAGCAGAACTCGACTTTAGTGTATAACGTCCAACCGATCTCTTACAGCGCACCACCCCCATACGATAGCGTAGCTTAG
- the LOC128730143 gene encoding zinc finger protein 883-like gives MLLYNAKVCRLCCDVNENGLPLKGLNHNSGECEISKLINQYLPVKVNDDGILPRWICPGCHIQLESTAQFFERIFKGQEQLVALKQQQEVLGGSIYDSSNQTNLHDFCEESNHTIFDDQIEIEPSLVQNLEDLPKPNGSAPMLVKQDTIAKDGKCDKKDLIVQSEEIKSSGRIIGFVHHNRSKTDMGNLVLVDNEDGTHQLGAVFMCDICSETFAQETRYLKHRKTHRMLFECSNCLVRFSSDGKLVMHQQETLHVGKGIIEGLLLTENNKNERKSHGTKLSTEAPNTTQRDGKEDTNLYACDSCDSTFTQLSHVLNHEESAHAHENLSFICIECGKAFKQKNLLHRHQYTHVEERPHQCDVCEAAFKTRSTLLKHARIHATDKKRYQCTMCSQQFAYKTSLHQHVNWHNGVKPFACDQCSKRFSQRGNLKEHQRVHSGDKPFECHICEAWFSTSSQHRQHVQRHDNVRTHACDLCDKKFSSSENFKAHLRRHRNEKPFACENCPRTFVERSALKKHVRAHTQEKPYSCKRCKKAFSDCSNLTRHVSNVHDKRSNSKPDREETYPAEIPNDLHVVINDTTLFDIDVDSVIAS, from the exons ATGTTGCTTTATAATGCCAAAGTGTGCCGTTTGTGCTGTGACGTGAACGAAAACGGTCTTCCTCTGAAGGGGCTCAACCATAACAGTGGCGAATGCGAAATCAGCAAGCTTATCAACCAGTATCTCCCCGTGAAG GTTAATGACGATGGTATCCTGCCACGTTGGATCTGCCCAGGATGTCATATTCAATTGGAGTCGACAGCACAATTTTTCGAAAGAATATTTAAAGGACAGGAACAGCTCGTTGCATTGAAGCAACAGCAAGAGGTGTTAGGCGGCTCAATATACGATTCTTCGAATCAGACAAACTTGCACGACTTTTGTGAGGAATCTAATCATACCATCTTTGATGATCAGATTGAAATAGAGCCATCGCTAGTGCAGAATTTGGAAGATTTACCCAAACCGAACGGCAGCGCTCCTATGTTGGTTAAGCAGGATACCATTGCTAAAGACGGGAAATGTGACAAAAAAGACTTGATTGTACAATCCGAAGAAATCAAATCGAGTGGTCGTATTATTGGGTTTGTACACCACAATCGCAGTAAAACAGATATGGGCAATCTAGTGTTAGTGGATAATGAGGACGGAACGCACCAACTTGGAGCAGTATTCATGTGCGATATATGCAGTGAAACATTCGCGCAAGAAACTCGTTACTTAAAGCATCGTAAAACACACAGAATGCTGTTCGAATGTTCCAACTGCTTAGTAAGGTTTAGTTCCGATGGGAAGCTGGTAATGCATCAGCAGGAAACACTGCACGTGGGCAAAGGAATCATAGAAGGCCTGCTACTGACggagaacaacaaaaatgagcgaaaaagcCACGGCACAAAGCTATCGACAGAAGCTCCCAATACCACGCAACGCGATGGTAAAGAAGATACGAATTTATATGCTTGCGATAGCTGTGATAGCACCTTCACGCAGCTGAGCCACGTGCTCAACCATGAGGAGTCGGCCCACGCTCACGAAAATCTCTCTTTCATTTGTATCGAGTGCGGCAAAGCGTTCAAACAGAAGAATCTGCTTCATCGGCATCAATATACACACGTAGAGGAACGGCCACATCAGTGCGACGTTTGCGAGGCAGCCTTTAAAACTCGTTCTACACTTTTGAAGCACGCAAGAATTCATGCAACCGACAAAAAGCGCTACCAATGTACGATGTGCAGTCAACAATTCGCCTACAAAACCAGCCTACACCAGCACGTAAACTGGCACAATGGAGTTAAACCGTTCGCTTGTGATCAATGCTCGAAGCGATTCTCCCAGCGAGGCAACCTGAAAGAGCACCAACGTGTGCATTCTGGTGACAAGCCGTTCGAGTGTCACATATGTGAGGCATGGTTTTCAACGAGCTCGCAGCACCGGCAACACGTCCAGCGTCATGATAATGTTCGCACTCACGCGTGTGATCTTTGTGATAAGAAATTTTCCTCGTCGGAAAATTTTAAGGCGCATCTGCGCCGgcatcgaaatgaaaaaccgtTTGCCTGCGAGAATTGCCCGCGCACATTCGTCGAACGGTCGGCGCTCAAGAAACACGTGCGAGCGCATACCCAAGAGAAACCGTATAGCTGCAAGCGCTGTAAGAAGGCGTTCTCCGATTGCTCGAATCTCACGCGGCACGTTTCCAATGTTCACGACAAGAGGTCAAATTCAAAACCCGATCGAGAGGAAACCTATCCGGCAGAGATACCTAACGATTTGCACGTCGTAATCAATGATACAACCTTGTTTGATATCGACGTAGACTCCGTTATCGCTAGCTGA
- the LOC128731242 gene encoding calcium channel flower isoform X2, which produces MSFADKIAGLMARPGQDNVPRDDVPWHLKYGGRATGIVGGFFAVLFGLYNCLGILLADVGCLVGGMLQILVGLVVLAIEAPFCFAFIDFVPQTAEKIDQRPYWNRAALYCVIAIPPVILCFGLGSLFGCGLIFLTGMLYGMMSLGKKASLSEMRAAAATGEASTSAERGNAHHPHTIA; this is translated from the exons atg TCGTTTGCGGACAAAATTGCCGGGCTTATGGCGCGTCCTGGACAGGATAATGTCCCGCGGGACGATGTACCTTGGCATCTAAAATACGGTGGGCGAGCAACGGGAATCGTCGGTGGATTCT TTGCCGTCCTATTCGGATTGTATAATTGCTTAGGTATTTTGCTCGCCGATGTAGGATGTCTCGTTGGTGGCATGCTGCAGATTCTGGTCGGTTTAGTTGTACTAGCGATAGAAGCACCTTTCTGCTTCGCGTTTATAGACTTTGTGCCACAGACGGCTGAAAAAATAGATCAACGTCCGTATTGGAACCGTGCGGCTCTCTATTGCGT AATTGCCATTCCACCAGTTATTCTGTGTTTCGGACTGGGAAGTCTTTTTGGATGCGGGCTCATATTCCTCACCGGCATGCTGTACGGAATGATGTCGCTTGGTAAAAA AGCGTCGTTATCGGAAATGCGAGCAGCGGCAGCAACGGGGGAAGCCAGCACGTCCGCTGAACGGGGCAACG CGCACCACCCCCATACGATAGCGTAG